In Synechococcales cyanobacterium T60_A2020_003, the DNA window AGCGTTGCTTCGACCCACGCCATCTCAATATTCCGCTCTTGGATTTGGTGTTGAGCATGGTTAGATATTTGAAATCCTTCCAGCACCCTTGCTTACCCTGTTTCAGTACTTTCTATTTTAAGTGCGATCGTCCAAACCCCAGATCTTCGACTTCCGGCCTACCATCCAACCAGAAGTTGGAGATCTAAATCTATCTAGGCGCGATCGCCCTTCGTATTCACAATTGCCCCTACTCGCCTGCTTGCTTCTTTAATAAAGCCATGACGTCTTCAGAAAGCCATAAACCTGAATCTCGGAGTTGTTGTAAGCGATCGCTTACAGAACTGATCAATCCGCGCTGCTTTGCGAGAACAATCATCCCTCCCGTCCCTAGAGTAGAAATTCCTAGCGTTCGGGCACAACGTCTGGCTGCGGCGTCATCCACCATTGCGCGGTATCCAAGATTTTGCAGGGCAAAGCTCAAAACCGCTGATTCACCTGCACCTAAGTCCCATGTCATAATCAATGGGTGAAGGTCAACGGCAATTGGCGTTACCCAGTTTGTATCAGGAAGATGCTGGGAGGCCAAATCATGCTTAGAGACGGTTACTTCCGCCCAAACCGCCTGGGGCACTAGAATTTTATCAAAGAGTTGTGGTAGTAGTTCAGCTTGACCGCTTTTGAATAGCACGATTAAGGGAGAGGCATTGACAACGACTCGGTCAATCTGCATCCGCTAACTCCTGAGCAAGATCAGCAGCGGTATACTGTAGAACGGAAACTTGGTAGCGAGACAGGGCATCAATAAACTCCGAACGGGAGAGTCCGGCAACTTCAGCCGCTTTTCCTTGCGAAACGTCGCCGAGTTCGTACCACTTGACTGCCGCCGCAATTCGCATTTCCTGCACAAACTCTTCAGGTGCTTTGCGGAGGGCAGAAAAAACGGTATCAGGAAGCTGGATTTGGACGGTTTGCATGGTCTAGATGTTGAGGAAAACCTCATTTTAGTAGAGACGCATTTTCTCCCTACTATACGCTTCTCTGAGAAGAGATGGTGAGCATGCACGCGTTTTCAACTTACCAGATGAATGCGATCGCCCACATCCCCGACCACCGACGTCTTACCTGCTGCCGAACCGTAGCGTTTCGGACTTGCAGCAGAAGTCGGAGATCTAAATCTATCTAGGCGCGATCGCTCCCTGAAAAGATCAGGACGGCGATCGCCAGCAGAACATTAAGTTTGTGAACGACGAGATGCCCAATTTGCGAGTAGCTTGCTTGCATTCATTGCTTGCTCTGAAAGTTGCCGGTTAATCACGTTTCCAACTTCTGTAACCTTGTCTATTACGCTGCCCATCACTTTGTCCCATTGAGTAGGTTCAAAGAACTGAGGATATTCGTCTTTAACGGTCGCAATCTTGTTTTGAATTTCTGCTAATGCTTCAGGCTTTGCGAACGATGCACCTAGGAAGTACGCCTTATCAAGAGTCTGTACAGCCTTTTTCGCATTTTCTTCTATATCAACACCACTGAACGCAAGATCTGCACTTAGCTCTCCCTTTTTGAGTAGAGTAATATACTCAGTCACAATAGCGTTGAGTCTCTTTGATTGACCGCTCGATAGAGCTTTCCATGCAGCGAATCCAATTCCAATCGCTGCGATCGCGGCTCCTCCTGTAGTGAGAGCTGCAAGCATCATTGCTCCAGCAACCATGCCACCGCCACCTGCTGCGATTGCACCACCCCCCAACCATGCCAATGCAGCATTTGTGGCAGCAGCTCCGCTTAACGTACTAATTGCTGTCCCTGTGCTGGCAGCAGCGAAGGACATTACTAAGCTCATCACTGCAGGACCGGTTACAACCCCAGCTGCACCTGCAGCTCCTCCAGACTTTAGTATTAGGAGAAGTCGTTCTCTTGCTTGTTTGGAATCCGGAGTTCCCGCAACGATTTCAGTAGCCCAATGCTCGCAATTGTATGATTTAACGTTATATTTCGGCGCTTCACCTGATTGCTTAAAACGCTTGTAAGCCTCCTTCATGTTGAACTTGATTTCCTCCGGCTCAAGAAGTTGAGGAATGTCGGTGACTATTTCCCATTCTCGCCTTCGTAAAGGAATAATTT includes these proteins:
- a CDS encoding DUF3368 domain-containing protein, producing the protein MQIDRVVVNASPLIVLFKSGQAELLPQLFDKILVPQAVWAEVTVSKHDLASQHLPDTNWVTPIAVDLHPLIMTWDLGAGESAVLSFALQNLGYRAMVDDAAARRCARTLGISTLGTGGMIVLAKQRGLISSVSDRLQQLRDSGLWLSEDVMALLKKQAGE
- a CDS encoding UPF0175 family protein, whose translation is MQTVQIQLPDTVFSALRKAPEEFVQEMRIAAAVKWYELGDVSQGKAAEVAGLSRSEFIDALSRYQVSVLQYTAADLAQELADAD